GCCTCTTGATGGAGATCGGAACGCGGCCGCAACCAAGGGCCCCAAAAGCGTCCCGGTCGGCACCGAAGGTCGCAGCGATCATTCTGGGCGCCGGCAAATCCTCCCGCATGGGCGGGCCGAACAAGCTGCTGGCGCAGTTGGATGGCAAGTCCTTGATCCGTCACGCTGCGGAAACTGTTCGCGATGCTGAACTGACCGAAACCGTTCTGGTGACCGGTCATCTTGCCGAGAGGGTCGAAGCCGAAGTTGATGATCTTGATCTGAAGGTCACGTTTAATCCCGATTATGCGGATGGTATGGCAGGCTCCATACGCGCTGGGATGAATGCACTGAAAACGGACCCGGATGCTGTTGTTATCCTACTCGGGGATATGCCGCGCATTACGCCGGAAGACTTGAATCGTCTTATTGGTGCCTACCGGGAAAGCTCCAACAACCTGATCGTCACAGCGACAGCAGACGGGAAACGCGGCAATCCGGTTCTTTGGGACAGGCGCTTTTTTGATGCGCTGAAATCCTTGACCGGTGACGTCGGCGCCCGTCACGTTATTGCTGAGAACTCGGGCTTCGTAGCGGAAGTTGAGCTTGGCGATGCGGCCCGGCTCGACCTGGACACGCCCCAAGCATTGTTTGCGGCTGGCGGACAGCTCCCGCCAGATGACGGGCAATAAAGCGCTAAACAATGGATGTTGTTTGCCTTTCTCAGCAAAAGTAAACCGGGCTTAACCGGCTATGCAGCAAATGCAAGGCCGACATGCCTGCTATTCTATTGCAATTTTGTGACATTCGACCTATGTACCCTTTGCGCTTGCTGAAGAGCTCTCTGCTTGCAGGGGTGGGCCATGAAAAACGTCCCGGGCGTCTGCTAAATCCGATTTATTTCAAAGGCTGTTCGGATCCTCACTTGAGGAGGATGCTCGAGCGCCTTTGGTGTGTGCGTATAGAATAAAGGAAACTGTCATGGCTGACTTGTCTCTCCCGCGCCCGGGCTGCTGCAAATGGGCAGAAGGCGACTCTGGAAACTACACCTTTCCGTGCTCCAACCGGGTTGAGCCGGGCGTTTCTTACTGTGAAGATCATCGCTCCATTGTTTATATCCCGCCGGAAGAGCGCCGCCGCAACCGTTCCGGTGGCGGCATGAGCTTGTCCTTCCGCCGCGCGGCGTAAAACTTCAGCTGCTTGTCAACAAAAGCAGTTTACCGTGGATCATCCACGCGCCTCAAACCCGGCCTCAGGCCGGGTTTTTTGTTGGCGTATCCTGTTATTCTTAACGATCAAACACTGCGCTATTACGTATAGTAATACGTATATTTTACAAGTTCAATCTAATTACCCCTAGGTCATTCATCGATATATACTACTATCCGCGTCTTGTTATTTCATTTTTAGATATTTTTTATTCAATTATTGGAGCTAATTAAGAGTTTCTTTTTAAGCAGCCGGTATTTTTTCGCCTACTAGATTTGTTGTTGAACAACCCAGATGACGGGCTGGATGAGATTACACCTGGTTGAAAATGAACAGGAACGCCTCGACGCTCTGCACGCACTGCAGGTCGTGGGCTCCGAGCGTTTGCCGGAATATGATGCGGTGGTGGAAGCCGTTGCAGCCATCTTCGATTGCCCCATCGCATTGATTTCCCTGGTGGATGAGCGAGACCAATGGTTCAAGGCCGCTTGCGGCGTTGATATTGAAGGCACCTCAAGAGAAGTCTCCATCTGCCAGCATGCCCTTTCAGCTGATGACCTGTTTGTCGTTCCAGACACACTGAGCGACGAAAGATTTTGCGACAATCCACTTGTTATGGGCGAGCCGAACATCCGTTTCTATGCCGGTTGCCCTCTCAGCCTGGATGGGAAAAACAGGCTCGGCACTCTCTGCGTCATCGACCAAAGACCACGCAAGCCGGCCCGACAACAGTTGCACCAATTGCGGCGTATGGGCCGGGTGGTCGAGGGGCTTCTGAAATCTCATCAGGCAAACGTAGAAAAAGAAGCAGCGCTTGCGCGCGCAGAAGCAGAACATGAAGAGGCCGTTGGCAAAGGCCGGCTGCTTGAGGAAATTGCCGCAGTATCGGGCGTTGGCGGCTGGGAGTTGTGCATGAACTCTCAAAAGCTGACATGGACGCGGAAGACTCACGAGATCCATGACGTATCAGACGACTATGTCCCGAACGTCGAAACAGCCATTGACTTCTATGCGCCTGAGGCCCGGGGGCCAATCACCAGGGCGGTTGCTCGTGGTATTGAGCAAGGCCGCGGCTGGGATGCGGAACTGCCCCTGGTAACCGCCAAAGGCCGCCAAATCTGGGTGCGTGCCGTGGGACGCCCGATCGAAAAGGACGGGGAAACCATCAAGCTTGTTGGCGCATTTCAGGACGTAACTGAGCGGAAACAGGTTGAACAAGCGGTCCGCGAATCGGAAGCCGCACACCGGACGACGCTTGAGACCCTCAGTGAAGGTGTCTTGGTGCTGACCCGATCCGGCGTCATCCAGTCCTGCAATCCAGCTGGCGCGAAACTGCTTGATTCAACAACCGAGCGTCTCGTCGGCCGAAACGTCAAAGATCTCACAGTCGCTGTCATTTGTGACCTCGGGGTAACACACCAGGAAGTTAATACGCTCGAACTGGCGGCAGAAGATCCGCTCCTCGTCTGCGATGCCACGGCTGAACTCAAACACAGTGGAAAAGCCGCTTCCCGATGGTTGCGGGTCAATGCGCGACCCATTGCACAAGGCGGCGAATACGCCCTTGATGGGGTCGTCGTTTCACTGACCGACATCACGGAAACCAAACGCCAGGCGAATACGCTTCAAGTCATTTTCGACAATTTCCCGGGCGGTGTGGCGCATTACAGCGATAACTTCCAGCTAGCATCTTACAACGACGAGTTCGGCAAACTGCTCGGTTATCCCACCGACATGCTGCGGCAAAAACTACACATATTGGATTATCTCAAGTTTTCGGCCGAACGCGGAGACTACGGGCCAGGCGATCCAGAAGAGCTGGCTTTGGAGAAGTTTAGATTGAACTCTCCAACCAAAGCTTACAGCTATGAGCGGCACAACGCCGATGGTCGATACCTGGAAGTCCGGTACACACCGTTACCGGCTGGCGGGTCTATCTTCAATTTCTTTGACGTTACAGAGCGCAAGGAAATGGAGCAAACGCTGGCCGAAAGCGAACGTCTGGCGCGAGACCGGCTAGCGGAGCTTGAAGCGGTCCTCGGCAATATGCGGCAAGGCGTGAGCGTGTTCGACAAAGACGGCAAGCTCATCTTGTGGAACCAACAATACCTGGACATCTTCCGAAAGCCTTATGGGGAAGTGCGTGAAGGTGTCAGCCTGATTGATTTGCTGCGGGCAGAAAAAGCGCGTGGCGATTTCGACGGCGACGTCGAAGAACACTACAATGCGCTTTATGAAAAACTGTCCCGCGGCGAAGTCGTCCGTACGAAATTCACGCATCCGGACGGCAAGGTGATCGGGGTGGTCCATGCCCCACTGCCGGACGGCGGATGGATCGGGACCCATGAAGATATCACCTTACGTGAAGAAACTGCTGCGCGCATTACCCATGCTGCCCACCACGACGACCTAACGGGTCTCGCTAACCGCGCACTCTTCACGGCACGTCTTCAAGAAGCCCTGCTCGATGCCCAGATGCAGGGGACGGGCGGGCATCTGTTGCTCCTGGATCTGGACCGCTTCAAACCCGTCAACGACACCTTCGGGCACGACGTCGGGGACGAGCTGCTGTGTCAAGTTGCTCAAAGGTTCAAAGAATGCGTGCGAGCAACAGACCTTGTTGCGCGCATTGGCGGGGACGAGTTTGCGATTATTCTGCAAGGCGGCGGACCAGGCGAGCCTTGGGTGACGGAGATTGCGGAACGGCTTGTGGCCGCACTCAATCAGACGTTCGATGTCTTTGCCCATAAGGTTTCGATCGGGATCAGCATCGGTATTTCTTATATTGGTGCAGACGCCGCATCCATTGAATCCCTGCAGAAAAAAGCTGACATCGCGCTCTATGAAGTCAAGCAGAACGGGCGCAATGGCTTCCGCTTCTATGAGGCTGGACGCGCCCACAGGGTTATCCGCGGCGGCGCGGCTTAATCGAAACGTCGCAAGACGCTTTTGATCTCAAGCAAACGACAAAAACGCGATCCAATCTGGACCGCGTTTTCAGAATGCAGATCTAAGTCTCGCTGATTAGGCGGCCTTGAGAGCTTCTGCAACATCCTTCAGCTGAGACAGTGTCATTTCTGCCTTCTGCTTGGTGTCGTCGTCTTTCGCGTCAGCCACATCTTCCTCGGCGTTTTTGATCGCCTGAGCCAGTTGGTCTTCGCTGATTTCAGAGACCGGGATCGCCTGCTCAGCCAAGACGGTCAGACCGCCTGGAGCAATGTCGGCAAACCCACCGCGCACGAAATACTCATCCCAGGATCCCGCATCTGTGCGGACTTTCAGGATACCCGGCTTGATGGTGGACATAAACGGGCTGTGGTTCTTCAGAACGCCAAACTCGCCTTCGGTGCCTGGCACAACGACCTCGGCAACCTGTTCGGACAGGAGCTGGCGCTCCGGCGAGACCAACTCAAACTGGAAAAGTTCAGCCATTTGGCGTCTTCCTTGTCAGTCATCGGTTCAGATGGCAGGCAGAAGGCCGGGCCATCAAACAAGAGAAAACCGGACGCCGTATTCCGGCGTCCGATCCAATGCCTTAAGCGGCTTCTGCAGCCAGCTTCTGAGCTTTCTCGATGGCTTCCTCAATGGAACCAACCATGTAGAAAGCAGC
This window of the Roseibium alexandrii DFL-11 genome carries:
- a CDS encoding PAS-domain containing protein, whose protein sequence is MRLHLVENEQERLDALHALQVVGSERLPEYDAVVEAVAAIFDCPIALISLVDERDQWFKAACGVDIEGTSREVSICQHALSADDLFVVPDTLSDERFCDNPLVMGEPNIRFYAGCPLSLDGKNRLGTLCVIDQRPRKPARQQLHQLRRMGRVVEGLLKSHQANVEKEAALARAEAEHEEAVGKGRLLEEIAAVSGVGGWELCMNSQKLTWTRKTHEIHDVSDDYVPNVETAIDFYAPEARGPITRAVARGIEQGRGWDAELPLVTAKGRQIWVRAVGRPIEKDGETIKLVGAFQDVTERKQVEQAVRESEAAHRTTLETLSEGVLVLTRSGVIQSCNPAGAKLLDSTTERLVGRNVKDLTVAVICDLGVTHQEVNTLELAAEDPLLVCDATAELKHSGKAASRWLRVNARPIAQGGEYALDGVVVSLTDITETKRQANTLQVIFDNFPGGVAHYSDNFQLASYNDEFGKLLGYPTDMLRQKLHILDYLKFSAERGDYGPGDPEELALEKFRLNSPTKAYSYERHNADGRYLEVRYTPLPAGGSIFNFFDVTERKEMEQTLAESERLARDRLAELEAVLGNMRQGVSVFDKDGKLILWNQQYLDIFRKPYGEVREGVSLIDLLRAEKARGDFDGDVEEHYNALYEKLSRGEVVRTKFTHPDGKVIGVVHAPLPDGGWIGTHEDITLREETAARITHAAHHDDLTGLANRALFTARLQEALLDAQMQGTGGHLLLLDLDRFKPVNDTFGHDVGDELLCQVAQRFKECVRATDLVARIGGDEFAIILQGGGPGEPWVTEIAERLVAALNQTFDVFAHKVSIGISIGISYIGADAASIESLQKKADIALYEVKQNGRNGFRFYEAGRAHRVIRGGAA
- a CDS encoding F0F1 ATP synthase subunit epsilon, with product MAELFQFELVSPERQLLSEQVAEVVVPGTEGEFGVLKNHSPFMSTIKPGILKVRTDAGSWDEYFVRGGFADIAPGGLTVLAEQAIPVSEISEDQLAQAIKNAEEDVADAKDDDTKQKAEMTLSQLKDVAEALKAA